From the Euphorbia lathyris chromosome 6, ddEupLath1.1, whole genome shotgun sequence genome, one window contains:
- the LOC136233799 gene encoding uncharacterized protein, with amino-acid sequence MDFIFFFLFSLFLILSITSASPGSHCRSSCGSIPINYPFGIDDGCGSPYYRHILVCSETGVLEFRTPSGKYKMHSISYSDPHIIVGDEFMWKCQDGNRFRSTRPFSLDTSTHFTLSTSNDYLFFNCSEENVIVEPKPIFCERFPDKCDSTCDSASYLCRHLPGCASALGESSCCSYYPKATESLRLMLRYCASYTSIYWRNNGENTPYDQVPEYGIRIDFDIPITTHCLECQDMTKGGGTCGFHTLSQSFMCLCGDTNVTTYCKDHASSKQHNSRAGVIAGTVSGVSAAGAVGVGAGIWFWKKVRAKAPVTCGVQSNENRLF; translated from the exons AtggattttattttcttcttcctatTTTCACTTTTCCTAATTCTTAGCATTACATCAGCTTCTCCAGGCAGCCATTGCAGATCCTCATGTGGTTCCATTCCAATAAACTATCCCTTTGGTATCGATGACGGCTGTGGCAGTCCTTATTACAG GCACATTCTTGTTTGCTCGGAAACCGGGGTTCTCGAGTTCCGAACACCGTCGGGAAAATACAAAATGCACAGTATAAGTTATTCTGATCCACATATCATTGTTGGAGACGAATTCATGTGGAAGTGTCAAGACGGAAACCGATTTCGATCAACGAGGCCTTTTAGTCTCGATACGAGTACACATTTCACACTTTCTACTTCGAATGACTATCTTTTCTTTAATTGTAGCGAAGAGAATGTGATTGTTGAGCCGAAGCCTATTTTTTGTGAGAGATTTCCCGATAAGTGTGACTCTACCTGTGACAGCGCAAGTTATCTTTGCAG GCACTTACCAGGATGTGCTAGTGCATTAGGTGAAAGTTCATGCTGTTCTTACTACCCAAAAGCAACTGAATCTCTAAGGCTAATGCTAAGATATTGTGCAAGTTACACAAGCATTTATTGGAGAAACAATGGTGAAAATACTCCATATGATCAAGTTCCTGAATATGGAATCagaattgattttgatattcCTATCACTACTCATTGCCTTGAGTGTCAAGATATGACTAAAGGAGGTGGAACTTGCGGGTTTCATACACTTTCACAGAGTTTCATGTGTTTGTGTGGCGATACAAATGTCACTACTTACTGTAAAG ATCATGCCAGTTCTAAGCAGCACAACAGCAGGGCAGGAGTAATTGCAG GGACTGTAAGTGGAGTTTCAGCAGCAGGGGCAGTAGGAGTTGGTGCAGGAATATGGTTTTGGAAGAAAGTGAGAGCTAAAGCACCAGTAACATGTGGAGTTCAAAGCAATGAGAATAGACttttttaa